A stretch of the Candidatus Berkelbacteria bacterium genome encodes the following:
- the mraZ gene encoding division/cell wall cluster transcriptional repressor MraZ yields MFVGEYTHTLDPKGRLAIPYRLRRELEEGAFITRGIDGCLALYTRHEWEKIADKISNLPFSDSKARRFSRFFLAGAAEVEFDKQGRVLLPGYLREFAQLKTEVVIAGVYTRIEIWSKTTWEQQKTELTPEEDLKGLAI; encoded by the coding sequence ATGTTTGTCGGCGAGTACACCCACACACTTGATCCCAAAGGTCGCCTCGCGATCCCTTACCGCCTGCGTCGCGAACTGGAAGAGGGTGCCTTTATAACTCGAGGCATCGACGGTTGCTTAGCGCTTTACACGCGTCACGAATGGGAAAAAATAGCTGACAAAATTTCTAATTTGCCATTCTCCGACTCTAAAGCGCGGCGTTTCTCACGTTTTTTTCTTGCTGGCGCGGCTGAAGTCGAATTCGATAAACAGGGTCGCGTTCTTCTGCCCGGGTATCTGCGTGAATTTGCTCAATTGAAAACAGAAGTCGTGATTGCGGGTGTTTATACCCGAATTGAGATTTGGAGTAAAACGACTTGGGAGCAACAAAAAACAGAGCTTACGCCGGAAGAAGATCTAAAAGGCCTGGCAATTTGA
- the mraW gene encoding 16S rRNA (cytosine(1402)-N(4))-methyltransferase, with product MRPLTHIPVLGSEVVASLKLLPGDEAIDATLGLGGHASLILKNIGPHGRLLGIERSAKGLVSARINLKEFDSQINLVQGDFRDLEAIARDHGYTEVAGVLFDLGLASWQIDTGEQGVSFQVDTLLDMRLTPFTPHDFTSSDSDPNKWTGNAALARTVRAWRFRSAHEFINSASAGEISNVLRSFGDIHIARRLTERIVSGRAQTPVERTSDLVALIGSSTPRLLALVFQALRILVNDEFGALVAGVRGGWRVVKSGGRLAVISFQSEEDRLVKRILRSLDGAGRILRLQPLPAEVNLNPRARSSTLRVIERK from the coding sequence ATGCGCCCGCTTACACATATCCCCGTCCTTGGTTCTGAAGTCGTCGCAAGTCTTAAGTTGTTGCCCGGAGACGAGGCGATCGACGCCACGCTGGGCTTGGGGGGACACGCGTCCCTGATCCTTAAAAATATTGGTCCGCACGGCAGACTATTAGGGATTGAGCGTTCGGCAAAAGGTTTGGTGAGCGCACGCATTAACCTTAAAGAATTTGACTCGCAAATTAATCTTGTTCAAGGCGATTTTCGCGATCTCGAGGCGATTGCTCGAGATCATGGTTACACCGAAGTCGCAGGCGTTCTTTTTGATCTGGGGTTGGCTTCATGGCAAATCGATACGGGTGAGCAAGGCGTAAGTTTTCAAGTTGATACCTTGCTAGATATGCGGCTCACGCCGTTTACTCCCCATGATTTTACTTCCAGCGATAGTGACCCAAATAAATGGACCGGAAACGCGGCGCTCGCACGGACTGTGAGAGCTTGGCGCTTCCGGTCGGCGCACGAATTTATTAATTCAGCGTCGGCGGGAGAAATTTCCAATGTGTTGCGGAGCTTTGGCGATATTCATATTGCTCGGCGCTTAACTGAAAGAATTGTCTCGGGGCGCGCGCAGACGCCGGTTGAGCGCACCAGTGATTTAGTTGCGCTGATTGGCAGTTCAACTCCACGTTTGTTGGCCTTGGTTTTTCAGGCACTTCGAATTCTTGTGAACGATGAGTTCGGTGCCCTCGTGGCTGGCGTTCGTGGTGGTTGGCGAGTGGTAAAATCCGGCGGTCGGTTGGCAGTGATCAGTTTTCAAAGCGAGGAGGATCGGCTCGTAAAACGAATTTTACGCTCACTTGATGGAGCTGGCCGAATTCTGCGCCTGCAGCCGTTACCAGCCGAGGTTAACTTAAACCCCCGCGCGCGCAGTAGTACGCTTCGGGTCATTGAAAGAAAGTAG
- a CDS encoding penicillin-binding protein 2 gives MNYELSAHSPHIVRQRLNILVGGVILIAALISWRLLQKGVIEHPLYAAQAENQYEISKELPSRRGTIYAQDYELGRRVPMASTEERFDISVVPRNVKDKPAAAQILATIFNLEKEEVLTAISNERLYLPPLVRGVPKEKRDEIVSQGFAGLLVEKRHERVYPENQLAAQLLGFVNREGAGNYGIEGYYDRELRGVSGSVVGEKDTLGRIISTLQKVAPEDGIDVELTLDHNVQFAVEERLYRGVEESGASGGQVVIMNPTSGEIIALGGTPSFDPNKFSEFASQPDRFRNPVIGTTYEPGSIFKPLIMASAIDLGKVEPDTTETFNKSVTVQGYEIHTALDKAYGNETMTQVLENSDNVGMVWVSGKMSNEELRNKLTSFGIDEKTGIDLAGEDAGLLLALPLWREIHRATIAFGQGVSVTPMQIVRAWAALINGGKLVTPHVVKAVTGERSITLAADAPIKEGVISQETSSKVRGMLESVVKNGPYGRTRIKGYRIGGKTGTAQIASDQGGYSETDYTHSLIGFFPVDEPKFLILVKLDKPKNAEFAESTAGPIFHDIAQYLFGYYKIPPTE, from the coding sequence ATGAACTATGAACTGTCGGCTCATTCCCCGCACATTGTCAGGCAACGCCTCAATATTCTTGTCGGTGGTGTCATACTGATTGCCGCTCTCATTTCTTGGCGACTCTTGCAAAAGGGTGTTATTGAGCATCCACTCTATGCCGCTCAAGCTGAAAATCAATATGAGATCTCAAAAGAGCTTCCAAGTCGGCGCGGAACTATTTATGCTCAAGACTATGAACTTGGCCGCCGCGTTCCAATGGCTTCTACGGAGGAGCGTTTCGATATTTCGGTTGTGCCCCGGAATGTCAAAGATAAACCTGCCGCCGCTCAAATTTTAGCCACCATTTTTAATCTTGAGAAAGAAGAGGTGTTGACAGCCATTAGCAACGAGCGTCTTTATCTGCCGCCGCTTGTCCGAGGTGTTCCAAAAGAAAAACGCGATGAAATTGTGAGCCAAGGTTTTGCTGGTCTTTTGGTAGAAAAGCGCCATGAGCGAGTTTACCCGGAAAATCAATTGGCGGCGCAATTGCTTGGTTTTGTGAATCGAGAAGGCGCTGGTAATTACGGGATCGAAGGTTATTACGATCGCGAGCTTAGAGGTGTTTCAGGGTCGGTGGTGGGTGAAAAGGATACTCTGGGGCGAATTATCTCGACGCTTCAAAAAGTTGCTCCCGAAGACGGAATTGATGTCGAGTTGACTCTTGATCACAATGTTCAATTTGCAGTTGAGGAACGCCTCTATCGCGGTGTTGAAGAATCCGGGGCGTCGGGTGGACAAGTTGTGATTATGAATCCGACGTCTGGTGAAATTATCGCCCTCGGTGGAACGCCGTCATTTGATCCGAATAAGTTTTCCGAGTTTGCTAGTCAACCTGATCGGTTTCGTAACCCGGTAATTGGCACAACGTATGAACCCGGTTCGATTTTCAAACCACTTATTATGGCTTCAGCAATCGACCTCGGCAAAGTCGAACCCGATACAACGGAAACTTTCAACAAGTCAGTTACGGTCCAAGGTTATGAGATCCACACCGCTCTCGACAAAGCCTATGGTAACGAAACCATGACCCAGGTTTTGGAAAATTCCGATAATGTAGGCATGGTTTGGGTGTCAGGCAAAATGAGTAATGAAGAATTAAGAAATAAACTGACAAGTTTTGGGATTGATGAAAAAACCGGCATTGATCTAGCTGGTGAGGATGCGGGCTTGCTATTAGCTTTGCCTCTTTGGAGGGAGATTCATCGCGCTACAATCGCCTTTGGGCAGGGTGTTTCTGTGACGCCGATGCAAATCGTGCGAGCCTGGGCGGCGCTCATCAACGGTGGCAAGCTTGTCACGCCGCATGTCGTCAAAGCGGTAACGGGTGAGCGTTCGATCACTCTCGCCGCCGATGCGCCGATTAAAGAAGGCGTAATTTCACAAGAAACGAGTTCCAAAGTTCGTGGTATGCTTGAATCGGTAGTTAAAAATGGCCCATATGGCCGCACGCGCATTAAGGGTTATCGGATTGGCGGTAAGACCGGCACAGCTCAAATTGCCTCCGATCAAGGCGGCTATTCTGAGACCGATTACACCCATTCACTGATTGGGTTTTTTCCAGTTGATGAGCCCAAATTTCTAATCCTCGTAAAACTTGACAAGCCTAAAAACGCCGAATTCGCCGAAAGTACTGCCGGTCCTATCTTTCACGACATTGCTCAATATCTTTTTGGCTACTATAAGATCCCGCCCACAGAATGA
- the mraY gene encoding phospho-N-acetylmuramoyl-pentapeptide-transferase: MESISLAISDLAFVFWLTTLSFLVAIALTPILTDYLYTHRVWKQIKDTAITGEKAPVFYKLHKAKQARRIPTMAGILIWGVVALVTLLFNLDRAGTWLPLFTLAAAGALGLIDDYINIHAGKTGIKGIRFWLKLGLQLLIGIVGAWWFYSKLGFDVLHVPGVGDFSIGWLYIPLFILVIISSANAVNITDGLDGLAGGLLAITFTAYAVIALTEGKIELAAFCGTIVGAVLAYTWFNIHPARFFMGDTGSLALGATLGVVAMLTDTALPLIVIGGVFVAETFSVILQLVSKKIFGRKIFFSTPIHHHFEAIGWPETKVTMRFWVIGAVFAILGLVIALFGRG; the protein is encoded by the coding sequence ATGGAAAGTATCTCGCTTGCAATTAGTGATCTCGCCTTTGTTTTTTGGCTCACAACGCTTTCATTTTTGGTAGCGATCGCCTTGACGCCCATCTTAACTGACTATCTCTATACTCATCGAGTTTGGAAGCAAATTAAAGACACGGCAATAACAGGTGAAAAGGCGCCGGTATTCTACAAACTGCATAAAGCCAAACAGGCGCGCAGGATCCCGACAATGGCAGGCATCTTAATTTGGGGCGTGGTTGCGCTGGTCACCTTGCTTTTCAATCTTGATCGTGCCGGAACTTGGCTCCCACTCTTTACCTTAGCGGCTGCCGGCGCGCTTGGCTTAATCGATGACTATATTAATATTCATGCTGGTAAGACAGGGATCAAGGGTATTCGATTTTGGCTCAAGCTTGGTCTTCAGCTCTTAATCGGCATCGTTGGCGCGTGGTGGTTCTACTCTAAACTCGGTTTTGATGTGCTCCATGTGCCTGGAGTGGGTGACTTTTCGATTGGCTGGCTATATATCCCACTCTTTATTTTAGTCATTATTTCATCTGCCAATGCAGTGAATATTACTGATGGTCTAGATGGTCTGGCGGGCGGTTTGTTGGCGATCACATTTACAGCTTACGCCGTTATTGCGCTGACAGAAGGCAAAATCGAACTCGCTGCCTTTTGCGGTACAATCGTTGGCGCAGTTCTAGCCTACACATGGTTCAATATTCATCCAGCTCGTTTTTTTATGGGCGATACCGGTTCGCTCGCGCTTGGAGCAACTTTGGGTGTAGTTGCAATGCTTACCGATACCGCCTTACCTTTAATAGTGATCGGCGGTGTGTTTGTCGCTGAAACATTTTCAGTCATTCTTCAGCTGGTTTCTAAAAAGATTTTTGGACGGAAAATTTTTTTTTCGACACCCATTCATCATCATTTCGAAGCAATTGGTTGGCCCGAAACTAAAGTTACGATGCGATTTTGGGTGATCGGAGCTGTTTTTGCCATCCTTGGTCTCGTCATCGCTCTTTTTGGTCGAGGTTAG
- the murD gene encoding UDP-N-acetylmuramoyl-L-alanine--D-glutamate ligase, with protein MFPDRLRQSRIGILGFGVNNRELARWLVRHGVSKLTVYDENPAVTDALKRLGLTSIRVVAGPGAFKKVEADVAFRSPGIPRHRPEFQAALKRGVEISSQTDLFLEFCPAQVIGVTGTKGKGTTSSLIAHLLAQEKKSGALHLAGNIGQDPFEFLDALTAQDRVVLELSSFQLIDLKHSPSVAVVLAVSSDHLDHHSTREEYVGAKQNIVKYQKSDDLVVLNLDNATALAFGAATRARAYYYSIRKSVDVGAFYSKETIYWRQLGQEIPQVVAHSEDVSLIGEHNRLNVVAALTTVLALGYSQDKIASALRSFPGLSHRLELVAEDQGVRWYNDSYATIPEATIVALNSFQAPIHLIVGGSNKGAEWHELGEAIAHSQVKQLLSIGETGPKIADAALEAGYDKARIFDAITLEAALRQARSQAKFGDVVLLSPASASFDQFKNASQRGEIFKSLVRGQI; from the coding sequence ATGTTTCCCGATAGATTGCGACAGAGTCGAATCGGTATTTTAGGTTTTGGCGTGAATAACCGCGAATTGGCTCGTTGGTTAGTTCGTCATGGCGTTTCTAAATTAACAGTTTATGACGAAAATCCGGCCGTTACAGATGCACTTAAACGCCTTGGTCTGACTTCGATTCGAGTAGTTGCTGGCCCCGGCGCTTTCAAAAAAGTCGAAGCTGACGTTGCCTTTCGTTCACCTGGCATTCCACGCCATCGCCCGGAGTTTCAAGCGGCGCTTAAACGCGGCGTTGAAATCAGCTCGCAAACCGACCTTTTTCTAGAGTTTTGCCCGGCTCAAGTGATCGGTGTCACAGGAACAAAGGGCAAGGGGACAACAAGCTCTCTTATAGCGCACTTGCTTGCCCAGGAGAAAAAATCGGGCGCCCTTCACTTGGCAGGAAATATCGGTCAAGATCCTTTTGAATTTTTAGATGCGCTGACAGCTCAAGATCGAGTCGTGTTAGAGCTTTCCAGCTTTCAATTAATCGATTTAAAGCATAGTCCAAGCGTTGCCGTGGTTTTGGCGGTATCGTCGGATCATCTGGATCACCATTCAACACGTGAAGAGTATGTTGGCGCGAAGCAGAATATTGTTAAATACCAAAAATCGGACGACCTCGTGGTACTAAATTTAGATAACGCAACCGCGCTCGCGTTCGGCGCCGCAACGCGCGCGCGCGCTTATTACTACTCGATCCGCAAAAGCGTCGATGTCGGCGCCTTCTATTCGAAAGAGACAATTTATTGGCGTCAGCTTGGTCAGGAAATTCCGCAAGTTGTGGCGCACAGTGAAGATGTGTCTCTTATTGGAGAACATAATCGTCTAAACGTAGTCGCGGCGCTTACAACAGTGTTGGCTCTTGGTTACTCTCAAGATAAAATCGCGAGCGCCTTGCGTTCCTTTCCAGGTTTGTCGCATCGTCTCGAACTTGTTGCCGAGGATCAAGGCGTACGTTGGTACAACGATTCTTACGCCACCATTCCTGAAGCGACCATTGTCGCGCTCAATAGTTTTCAAGCGCCGATCCATCTCATCGTCGGCGGTTCGAATAAAGGCGCCGAGTGGCATGAATTGGGTGAGGCAATCGCGCATAGCCAAGTTAAGCAACTTTTAAGCATCGGCGAGACCGGGCCAAAGATCGCTGATGCGGCCCTGGAGGCTGGCTACGACAAAGCCCGGATTTTTGATGCCATAACCCTTGAGGCGGCTTTGCGACAAGCGCGGTCTCAAGCAAAATTTGGTGATGTCGTTCTGCTTTCGCCAGCTTCGGCGTCGTTTGACCAATTTAAGAATGCCAGTCAGCGCGGTGAGATTTTTAAATCCTTGGTCAGAGGTCAAATATGA
- the ftsW gene encoding putative lipid II flippase FtsW — protein MSLSRFRGSNRDKVDSWLLLSVLMLVGVGLIMISSASVVLSSEYFGSNYAYSSKQLLHFGIGLVALIVGVLVDYRLWQRLAPALLGVIILLLLATHIPGLAQTAQGAQRWIELGPIQFQPSELVKIFAILYFAAWLAAKGSHLSSLTRGLVPFITVLGVITLLIFAQPDAGTAMVILFTVTTMYFIAGAPWMHLFYAGILGGSLFGLLILSAPYRLQRFLVFLNPSEETLGAAYHINQALLAIGAGGMFGVGFGQSKQKFLYLPEPHTDSIFAITIEELGFLRAMLIVALLIFVMLRGYQIARVVQDPFGRYVAVGITSLIAIQTFINIGAMLGLMPLTGVTLPFISYGGSSLISLLFGVGILLNISRQAVLIPKGMH, from the coding sequence ATGAGCTTGTCGCGTTTCCGTGGTTCGAATCGCGACAAGGTTGATTCTTGGTTGCTTTTGAGCGTGCTCATGCTCGTCGGCGTCGGTTTGATCATGATTTCATCAGCTTCAGTCGTGCTTTCATCAGAATACTTCGGCTCGAATTATGCCTATTCAAGCAAACAACTCCTACATTTTGGAATTGGTCTAGTCGCTCTGATTGTCGGTGTACTGGTTGACTATCGTCTATGGCAACGTTTAGCGCCGGCTCTTCTTGGCGTCATAATTCTGTTATTGCTTGCCACCCATATTCCTGGGTTGGCGCAAACTGCTCAAGGCGCCCAGCGCTGGATCGAACTTGGGCCGATCCAATTCCAGCCTTCGGAACTTGTCAAGATCTTTGCAATTCTTTACTTTGCCGCTTGGCTCGCGGCAAAAGGCAGTCATTTATCGAGTTTAACGCGAGGCCTTGTGCCATTTATCACCGTCCTCGGGGTGATTACTTTGCTTATTTTCGCTCAACCCGATGCTGGGACCGCGATGGTGATTCTATTTACGGTAACGACGATGTATTTTATTGCCGGTGCGCCTTGGATGCATTTGTTCTACGCAGGAATTTTAGGCGGTAGTTTGTTTGGGCTCTTGATTCTTTCGGCGCCATATCGGCTTCAGCGGTTTTTGGTGTTTTTGAATCCCTCTGAAGAAACTCTCGGCGCCGCTTATCACATCAACCAGGCTCTCCTTGCGATCGGCGCCGGCGGCATGTTTGGCGTGGGTTTCGGCCAGAGTAAGCAGAAATTTCTCTACTTACCCGAACCGCACACTGATTCAATTTTTGCAATTACGATTGAAGAACTTGGTTTTTTGCGGGCAATGTTAATCGTTGCTTTGCTTATTTTCGTAATGTTGCGGGGTTATCAAATCGCCCGGGTGGTTCAGGATCCTTTTGGTCGTTACGTTGCCGTAGGGATAACAAGCTTGATTGCCATTCAGACATTTATCAATATCGGAGCCATGTTAGGTCTAATGCCGCTGACGGGTGTCACCTTGCCATTTATCAGCTATGGCGGTTCCTCGTTAATCTCCTTGCTTTTTGGAGTTGGGATTCTACTTAATATCTCTCGACAAGCAGTTTTGATCCCGAAAGGAATGCATTAG
- the murG gene encoding undecaprenyldiphospho-muramoylpentapeptide beta-N-acetylglucosaminyltransferase, whose protein sequence is MKRMIVLAGGGTAGHVYPVLEVIQALRNLDPLLDFAYIGNQTGPESQLVRAEQVPFYGIPAEKLRRYWDWRTFLLPFRIFKGTVEAFGLLRMLKAQAVFCKGGYVCVPVALAARFLRIPIILHETDSIMGLSNRLVAPFAQAVAISFPRPSLIEAGKNTRIVYTGNPVRREFFSQKKIERVDDRPCLVIVGGSQGAHAINYFIQVILPKLLERYRVIHITGPQEFSNFRQFTRTDVYEPVAYAEKIVDLLAQADLVISRAGGTIFELAALGKPTILIPIPNSANNHQRVNAEILLSRGAAVMLNERQLQPAQLLKEITTLFRDSMRRQKMGERIREFARPNAAQDVATLILNSIEDRA, encoded by the coding sequence ATGAAGCGCATGATCGTCCTTGCCGGCGGGGGAACCGCCGGACACGTTTACCCGGTTTTAGAAGTGATACAGGCGTTGAGAAACTTAGACCCACTGCTAGATTTTGCTTATATCGGAAATCAGACTGGCCCCGAGAGTCAGTTGGTGCGAGCAGAGCAGGTGCCATTTTATGGCATTCCGGCCGAAAAACTTCGGCGTTATTGGGATTGGCGCACCTTTCTTCTACCCTTTCGAATTTTCAAAGGCACAGTCGAAGCCTTTGGGCTTTTAAGGATGTTAAAAGCGCAAGCGGTATTTTGTAAAGGCGGTTATGTGTGCGTGCCAGTTGCCTTAGCCGCTCGCTTCTTGCGTATTCCGATAATTTTACATGAGACGGATTCGATCATGGGACTTTCAAATCGCTTAGTGGCGCCTTTTGCGCAAGCGGTTGCAATTAGTTTTCCACGGCCATCACTTATCGAAGCTGGTAAAAATACGCGCATCGTTTATACCGGTAATCCAGTCCGACGAGAATTTTTTTCTCAAAAAAAGATCGAGCGTGTCGATGATCGTCCCTGCCTTGTCATAGTTGGTGGTTCGCAAGGCGCACATGCAATTAATTATTTCATTCAAGTGATTTTGCCCAAACTGCTCGAGCGCTATCGAGTGATTCATATTACGGGGCCCCAAGAGTTTTCAAATTTCCGTCAATTTACTCGCACAGATGTTTACGAGCCGGTTGCTTACGCCGAGAAAATCGTTGATCTTTTAGCGCAGGCGGATTTAGTTATCTCGCGCGCTGGTGGCACAATCTTCGAATTGGCCGCTCTCGGCAAGCCGACAATCTTAATTCCAATTCCTAATTCAGCCAACAATCATCAGCGCGTGAATGCGGAAATTTTACTAAGTCGCGGGGCGGCGGTTATGCTGAATGAGCGTCAGCTTCAGCCCGCTCAACTTCTGAAAGAAATTACTACCCTTTTTCGAGATTCGATGCGTCGACAGAAGATGGGTGAACGGATTCGAGAATTTGCTAGACCAAATGCCGCCCAAGATGTGGCGACTTTAATTTTAAACTCGATCGAGGACCGAGCATGA
- the murB gene encoding UDP-N-acetylmuramate dehydrogenase: MNQLYSKLQQELNDLKVNESLALFSYMKVGGSADYLYTARTTDDLIQALRLARKFNLQWTILGGASNVVISDQGIRGLVIRNLTNNTGFIVDEGRAIVDSGLSLARFIMLAAQHGLAGLEPLYGIPGTVGGALYGNAGAHQTSISDYLATLTVLTEAGEIEQYDKSWLKPEYRDTALKSARARGVKSGPVILSAQFQLTQAKPEVILKRIREFNSWRLEHQPIGEPCCGSVFRNPDPKVKEKTAGFLLDTAGAKQLKNGGAHVSKKHANFVVHDGTATAFQIRTLFDRMRALVQTQHAIALQEEIEYLGDWSLTAKEGSHDAPAELA; this comes from the coding sequence ATGAACCAGCTTTATTCTAAACTTCAGCAGGAATTAAATGATCTCAAAGTTAATGAGTCGCTTGCACTTTTTTCCTATATGAAAGTTGGCGGTTCGGCTGATTATTTATATACAGCACGCACAACGGACGACCTGATCCAAGCTCTTCGCCTGGCGCGCAAATTTAATCTTCAATGGACAATTCTCGGCGGCGCAAGCAACGTTGTCATTTCCGACCAGGGGATTCGCGGTCTCGTAATTCGCAACCTCACCAATAATACTGGTTTTATCGTCGATGAAGGGCGAGCGATTGTCGATTCAGGTTTAAGTCTCGCGCGTTTTATTATGCTCGCAGCTCAACACGGCTTAGCTGGGCTCGAACCGCTTTACGGCATTCCAGGTACAGTCGGCGGCGCTCTCTATGGCAATGCTGGCGCGCATCAGACATCTATTAGCGATTATTTAGCTACCCTGACTGTTCTCACTGAAGCAGGTGAGATTGAGCAGTATGATAAGAGCTGGCTTAAACCTGAATATCGAGACACGGCGTTGAAATCCGCTCGCGCTCGGGGCGTAAAATCTGGCCCTGTAATTTTATCGGCTCAATTTCAGTTGACACAGGCTAAACCTGAAGTGATTCTGAAACGCATTCGTGAATTCAATAGTTGGCGACTTGAGCATCAGCCGATTGGCGAACCGTGTTGCGGCTCTGTTTTTCGAAATCCCGATCCAAAAGTAAAAGAAAAAACAGCCGGTTTCCTTTTGGATACCGCAGGTGCTAAACAACTTAAGAATGGCGGGGCGCATGTTTCAAAGAAACACGCCAACTTTGTTGTTCACGATGGTACAGCAACCGCGTTTCAAATTAGAACACTCTTCGATAGAATGCGAGCACTTGTCCAAACCCAGCACGCTATCGCACTTCAGGAAGAGATTGAATATCTTGGCGACTGGAGCCTGACAGCTAAAGAGGGGAGTCACGATGCCCCAGCCGAATTGGCGTGA
- a CDS encoding PH domain-containing protein, giving the protein MHLPETLRIEEEVVESFGVSKKYTILIILIGFAIIVLSLVIGTVLEESIATAVQTFGPLAPLIATLLFLVPIVLGLYLIALGLYFQLAYQYFLTTERVIQSIGLFAKDTTSAEYKGITDITLRQDLFNRLIGTGTLLINTAGGPMVEIKLVNIDRPSERKELLRQLAQASHRGKKITRDLYRKFKHATAMATREEMIASPEHPSIEDLHSDGIDESDRLRAAQKRIAE; this is encoded by the coding sequence ATGCATTTGCCGGAAACGCTGCGGATTGAAGAAGAAGTTGTCGAATCATTTGGTGTCTCAAAAAAGTATACGATTCTGATCATTTTGATCGGCTTCGCGATTATTGTTTTGAGTCTTGTGATTGGTACGGTTTTGGAAGAGTCGATTGCGACCGCTGTTCAAACCTTTGGCCCGCTTGCGCCTTTAATTGCAACCTTGCTTTTTTTAGTGCCGATTGTCCTTGGACTCTATCTTATTGCACTCGGACTTTACTTCCAGTTAGCTTACCAGTATTTTTTAACCACTGAACGCGTTATTCAGTCGATCGGACTCTTTGCTAAAGATACAACCAGCGCTGAATATAAAGGCATTACCGATATCACTTTGCGCCAGGATTTGTTTAATCGCTTGATCGGCACCGGGACATTGCTCATCAATACCGCTGGTGGCCCGATGGTCGAAATTAAATTGGTCAATATCGATCGGCCGAGTGAACGTAAGGAACTCTTGCGTCAACTTGCCCAGGCCTCGCACCGTGGCAAGAAGATCACGCGTGATCTGTACCGCAAGTTCAAGCACGCGACAGCAATGGCAACTAGAGAAGAGATGATAGCATCTCCAGAACATCCATCAATCGAAGATTTACACAGCGATGGGATCGATGAATCAGATCGATTGAGAGCCGCTCAAAAGCGAATTGCGGAATGA
- a CDS encoding NAD(P)H-dependent oxidoreductase — protein MSSSLYIPVILGTIRPGRLSERVARLIYTELTKLSNIQTELIDIRALDFDFKNEGPSARMPKFSRQMWQMHGLIIVAPEYNHSYPGSLKMIMDTNLAEYRDKAVGLVGVSDGPWGGARLVENLINYTQTLGLKPLRTALYFPQAEKIIDPEGQLVNPNYLPRINRFFQDLILLAQTLAPIQKHASKIEAL, from the coding sequence ATGAGTTCTAGCTTATATATTCCAGTCATCTTGGGGACGATTCGTCCCGGACGTCTTTCAGAGCGAGTGGCGAGGCTTATTTATACCGAGTTGACAAAACTCTCAAATATTCAAACTGAACTCATTGACATTCGTGCTTTGGATTTTGATTTCAAAAATGAAGGTCCGAGCGCCCGCATGCCTAAATTTTCTCGCCAAATGTGGCAGATGCACGGGTTAATTATCGTGGCGCCTGAATATAATCACAGCTATCCTGGAAGTCTTAAAATGATTATGGATACCAATCTGGCAGAATATCGCGACAAAGCTGTCGGGCTCGTTGGGGTTTCAGATGGACCTTGGGGAGGCGCGCGCTTGGTTGAAAATTTGATCAACTACACGCAAACACTTGGCCTCAAGCCGCTTCGCACCGCGCTCTATTTTCCTCAAGCAGAGAAAATCATTGATCCAGAAGGGCAATTGGTCAATCCAAACTACTTGCCGAGAATAAATCGATTTTTCCAAGATCTTATCCTCCTCGCTCAAACTTTGGCGCCTATTCAAAAACACGCATCAAAGATAGAAGCACTATGA